Genomic segment of Caretta caretta isolate rCarCar2 chromosome 4, rCarCar1.hap1, whole genome shotgun sequence:
AACCTCAGATTCTCTGTCTGCCAAAACATATGTAAAATGCAAGATGTTTGATTGTTGGGTACAGTAGTcacctaaacatttttatttaaacttggACAGCTGAAAATGTATTTCTCCTTGTCAAAGTGACAGCGTGTGTGACAGGAATACAAATAAGCACAAGTGAATATTTACCTTTTcaaactgaagaaaataatatGGATCATCTTCTATTATAAGGAAATTATAACATCTTGCAAGCTAAAGAGaggccaaattaaaaaaaaagaggaacagGTCTTGAAACTGTCAATTATTTTCTGCAATTATTATGTGATATTTTAATATACAGAAGAAGACAGTGGTGTGGTCGCTGACTACAGGGTAAACGACTGAGTGGCTCGCTGGGGCTATCGTTATATATGTCACCAGGTGTAGGCCATGTAGGATGACAAGGAACAGAAATAGATATATTTGCAGTTGGGGTCTTCTATAATTTCAGCATGTTATCATGGGGAAAACATTCTAGTTCTGTATTATAAATTGGTTAATagcaaagaaaatattctctctttatGAAAACCCTGATGATGTCAGGTTCCTACTGAATACCTGGTATATCTTCTTCTTGCAGTCAGCAGTCAGTGAGGTTCCAGCTGGATTACTACCATTTGGAACAGTGTAGAGGAACTTGGGGAGATTGTTGTTCTGCTTTTTTGCGTCTTCTGGTCTCCACCTGGAAAGAATTTCTTTCAGAGCTTCTGGAATAATACCGTGCTTGTCGGCAGGGACTTTGATAATGTTACAGCCCAGTGGTTTCAGCTGTTAATAGAAAGAAGACAGACATGACACACAATCTGGTAGCCCAATGAGCAGTTCATAAATAGTCAGTGAGGTCATAGAACTTCTGTGCATGCTtcatcaaaataattaaaaattctttACCTTAAATTTGAACTGAAATGGAAAATTGTGGAACTTAGATTGACTGACTCAAACAATCTTAAATGCACATTACAAAACCACTGATGTGGTTACTCATAAGTAATGTGGAAATCTCAAGTTTATGTCCCAAAATCTTTCTCATCACATAGTCCATATTTTATTTGTAGTCCCAATTAATGGTCCCACACTCAGCTCCATATGTAAAAACAATGTATTTGATTGCTTAATAGAACCAACTCTTTCCGCATAAAAAAGATATTACACAGATATCCCATGCAACAAACTCTGAATGCAACAATTAAGGTAAAGAATTGACATGCATAAGTCTGAAAAATTCCAAAAGTGAGGTTCCTACTATAAGTTATTTGCATTActtgtgtatatacatacatGTACATATAGATAATATGACAACACACGCATGTAATGCAAGTAAGTTACAGTAGGAACCTGATTTTTGCATTTGGTTAGGTTTTTTTGCATGAGATATCTTACTTGGGTAAAAAGTTGCTGGTTCTGTTGCGATGtcaaataaatgtatattttatgtaGGAGCATTAGCTGGGTAGCTGTTTCCAGGGCTCTCTAGAAGGATTACCGAACTCCTCAATACACTCGTCACAGTGTTTTGTTATGCACTAGGCATTCAAGGCACTAGGATCCCTAGCTATCATATAATGAAGAGTGCCTTGCAGTGTGGTGGCATTCTTTCCCTCAGTGCAGCCTGATGCATCCCTACATTTCATGGAAAACTTTTCAAGGCTCAGATAGTCATATACAAGAACACCAGAGATAGCAAAGTCATTTTCCAAAGGCCAAGCTTCACTTGTGCATTCATCATGCTTTTGCAGGTGCACATATGTATGTGTCCACACTTGGTAGCTGGAAACACCTGTGTCCACACTTTCAGTCAGGGTagataaaatgatttttttgggaAAACTTGTTATTTAAATTGGAATTTTTGatgttgctgtttttaaaattgtttttctcttttaaaataaacatgtttaaaatgaaatctgaatttaatacaaaatatgttgaGGCTTGAACTTGTTATAATTTATctgtaaatgtgaaacatgttttgagaAGTTTATGTACCCAGAATGTAAAGgtggttttgtttaataaacctAAATGTTATAggctgttttgtgtgttttaattaaATCCCAGTTACtatcctaatgcagcttgacataAATCACGAGCAGAAGTTAATTATCTGGTAAATAAGCATATAAGTCACCGTTTTCTAACATACTTAAAATGTAgagttaagaatctgaaaatataaagctatataattgcttaagtAAACGTGTGTACTTACCATGTACAAAAAtatgtaccaaatctagtgtaaaggaTCTACTTAGTtataaatcaacatgttttaatggttatatcaacccCTGAgaattaacctttctttaggaaataaCTGAATTTCAAAGTTGATTAAAGTCAGTTATTTAAACGGAGGCTTTCCATTGGGTGAtataaatcaatccaccctgcttTCAATAGTCAAAAACCTGTTTACATGTGTTAAAATTACACATTCAAAATCCATTGGGCATGAAAGCCAAGTGAACGCACATATTGCATATTGCCTTGTTTTGTATGTGCACAGGTGGAGGCTGAGAGAGATACTATTCAAAATGTACCCAAGACTACTGAAATAAACAGATCTGTCTCTGGTGCAATGTATAGCTCTCCAGATAGCCATAGATGTGTCCCACATGTGATGCATACTTAAATCAGTGAGAGAAATCACATACTGCAAACTTTCCCTCTTGATCTTGACTTTAGGACGAACTTTGCACTGCTTTGCAGACATAACCAATACTCACTGCTGACAGAGTCCCGGAGTAGCTGGGGTCTTCTAAAAGGACATTATCTCCAGGATTGAGAAGCATATCAAACACCTGCCCAATAAGAATAATTTCTTTTACAACAGTCTGACCTTTCCTCCTAAATATTATACACATTGCTATATACTCTGGTTGGATTATTTGTATtgattgttggatcatattaaagaagttctgtgttaaaatcacaaatgagtttgatgccccatagtttaaatttcagggtattactaattaagaggtctcttggtttttggtactgtttctctccctctatgtgtgaaacttggaagctgctaattgtgttagtacattctaagacagagactgttctcaaagcaattctttgtaaaaCAACTACTCACACAAAGAGAGACTTAAAGCAATacactgtaacaacagaaacagcacccagagactcccctcccttttgttgtattcatcttgctttcttaacaattgtgattaaaatagagatagaggatgtatgtgaatggatgcttggtgtggataataactgaatgataaGGGatgtgccagcctaagaatccagtgtccatcggctgaagaaggtgtcaagtggaaataaccagaggacccccggagggcagactggaatccacccaacagcctcaagaatgggagaaccaaagaacaagataacatcttggagccgtcaggaatgtgctatctgctgattgattcagcaacagcatgatgaagcaattcccatagactggcataggaagaaattcctataaaaatagactctaaaaagtgagaactttggggtctgattctgcaaaccaacttccaggagcatcagatgagcatctgacaaggccctgctccctcctcatgtcccgGCCaactggccagtggcttggcatgagcaactctaaggctggtaactatgatgacAACCTTgcagaatctgtgtgtgtgtgtgtgtgtgtgtgtatatatgaatgaatgtgtgaataaatatgaaattgaatggaatgttatagctctaactaactgcttactatgattctttctgtattcacaataaatgtggcattttgccttttcccctttaataagatcctgctggtttttattttattggtataacatgatTAAATCaacggctctcaacctttccagactactgtacccctttcaggagtctgatttgtcctgcatacccccaagtttcacctcacttaaaaatgacttgttttcaaaatcagacataaaaatacaaaagtgtcacagcacactatcactgaaaaattgcttactttctcttttttaccatataattataaaataagtcaattggaatataaatagaaACCAAGGCCTGCTTACCTTATTCATGCATATAACCTTCACTCGCACAAGTTATCCTATGATTTTAATCAGGCTACTGCTTTGAATAAGGCAAGTACAAACAGAATCTGAgcatgaaatcctagccccatggaagccaatggaaattttgcaattgacttcaacagggccaggatttcacccatgctgGATAATTTTTCCCTTGTATAAAAGATGCATAATAAACTAGCacttttttcaattcaaaattagTTGCTTAAGTGAAAACATGTTGAAAGCGTTTGTGCCATTGAACAAAATAtctaataaattaaacacacttctTCATACAAGTAGCAGATCTGTGTTTATTAATATTTCAGTGTTAGGGGAAGGTTATATTACTTGAAATGGAGTGAAGGGAATCAACCAAGGGCTGTGTTCCCTGTGAACTAAACTTTGAAGGTATAATTAATAAACTATATAGTTTATGTAGCATTGCCATGCAAGTACTGATTCTCTTTTCCATCTTACTTTAGACAAGCCGTCCTGGCTGCCAGTGGTGATACATATCTCCATTTGGCCCTGATCAGGACTGTACTTGGCAGTGGGAGGATTGTGGAGACTCATCTGTAAATCCTTTAGCCAGGACAACAACTCTGGAATTCTGAAacaaaagttttattcctttattCTTCATTTGTATCCATAACACTTCATAAACTACAGAAACATTTACTCAGTAGTGTCCCTTTGCAGCCATGATGCAACATGATTTCTGAAAAATCTGTGTGTAGCTGTTGTTAAATATAAAGGATTATGGATCAAATCCTGAAGTGCTTACTTTAGAGACTGATCCTGCACATCCTTAGTATCATTATTAGTTCTTACTCTTATAAGTAGTTCcatcattgacttaaatgagactGTGTATCAGTTAGAGACTACAGGATCAGTTCTCAGTTTTCACGAAGGCAAACAGTCATGGATTGAAATTAACCTGTTGTTTCATATGACAGTTTGCAGTTGGTGAACTGGTTAGGGTACCTCAGAtaagtgttcagaaatgaaaaccAAAGTAGGATGAaatttggaatgaaacattttcctATTGAAAGAGGGGgttgttgaaattttccacaggaaaataaaacttccttaagAATTATCTGTCAGCAAAATTGAAATGAAGTATTTTGTCTCAGGTCAGGTGAATGTTAATTTCTGTTTGCCTATGTCACCATGGTACCTGATGGGAGCTGTATTTTCATGCCCCTATTTTCCCTAATAGGACAGGCTTCCTTGCCAGACTCCATCTTTCAGGATTCATCACAATCTCGCCCTGTGGCTGAATCCAAACAGAAAAAATTCAGAATGTTTCATTCTGTGAAAAGgttaaatattttgacttttgtgcccaatttgtaatgaaaacattgaaatatcagaattccCCATGGAGCAGAAATTCTGTATTTTGATTGGCTCAGTCCTTACAATAAAAAAACAGGCTGCTGGATAACGAATGATTGAATAATGAATTATTGAAAAATGATTTGAAAAATGAACAGTGAACCAGTTTACATTGAAGATTAAAATTCAATCACTTAAATTCATTCTCTTCAAGTAAATGGGTATTGTATTAAAAAGATCAGCTCTTTTTATTAATCTTCGACCTGATACCAAATTGATTAAGAAATGTCATGTCGCTTTTGAAAACTACCCTTCTGTGGTGGAATACTGGAGGGCTCTCTTCATCAATGCCTCCCCAATTTCAATAGTGGTTCCATCTTCAATAGTGAAACTTGCTGTTTTAAATGGGAAATAGTTAGGATTTGGCATGCCTCCAGAGATCATGATTACTGAGGGTTTCTTCTCTGCCAATCTACCTGTAGTGAACATAAGGAAGAAATCATCCATTGGAGATTGCACACTGCAAGAAATAGAGAGTGTACTCTTACAGGGTGTTcaactgtttttaataaattataGTCAAATGTTAAAGTAAATATGTGATGTTCTTGATTCATGGTTTTCCTGTGAGAACAATACTTCTCATTTGTTCTCTCTTGCTCAGTATTTATCTTCTAAAGGTTTTTGCTTGCTGcaagtaaataaaaatgtcatgtttTTGTGAAGAGTTGTAGAAAAGCCAATACCATCATAGTTTTTGATGAATTGCCAGCTATGATTTGGACATACATGAAATATTAGCTATAAAGTATTAGAGATGGACTGAGTTGCTAAATTTGGATGTAGGTTTGAACTTCTCTGAAATTTGGAAGCATCTCATGTCTGGGGTTTGGTTTAGTCCCTTCTCTACTAATTTCTAGGCGGATGATCTTACTCTTTTAAAGTTACAAAGGACAACTCTGTGTAAAGGCTGACTTGGGAATGGAACATTTTCATTTACTAACTGCTGTCAGAAGCTACTGTAGTTGAAGCTACTGTCTGTCCAGGTAGTTTAGCAAAAACTTTTTGAAATAAACTGTAGGCATCTCTTTGGATTACATGCTTCATGATATTCTCCAGGTTTTAAGCATGGAAAATGAAGGATCTAATACACCACAACAATTTTGTTAAGTTAGTGTCACTTTAGTAATGAGACTTTCTGTGTGAATACTGTAAAAGAGTTTAACATTATTACCTTTCAGTACTTttccaataaaaaataaattgcttCCTATTAGTTCAGTCTATTTGGTGCTCCAAAATCAGCCAAATTCTGCCAAATTTAAAGCGCTCTTCACCCACAAAAATCCAATTCCAGAGGTAACTGTGGATGTCTCTTACGATTAATGTATAGTCCTAGAACTATAGAATGAATGAATGTTTCAGTTTCTCTGCTTTGAGTCACACTGACTTCTATTGGGTGGAATGAGAACTGATTTAAAGTTTGAGATGAAAATTTCACTTGCCTGATAACAGCACCCTACAAAGACTATAAAATACCCCAAGTAGCATCCTAGTCACTACCCTCAAATCTTTTGGATGTAGCTCCCAATCTTCAGCTGAGTTATCCTGGTTGATCATAGAAAAGAAGCCAATAGTACATGGAAGATACCAGTCAGGTAAGGGGAAATATTTTGTACTCACCTGTAAGTCTTATAAGATTTTCCTTTCTCGCTGCACTTACTGCTGAGAGAAATTGGGAGTAATCCATGCTGGTGATACAAGCAGCAACTTAGTTCTCTGGGTCTATCAGGCAATCGGTATGGaaaagggaacagaaggaaagCATTTTACTCTTCAGCGTGTGTCTGATTTGT
This window contains:
- the LOC125635695 gene encoding kynurenine/alpha-aminoadipate aminotransferase, mitochondrial isoform X1 — translated: MDYSQFLSAVSAARKENLIRLTGRLAEKKPSVIMISGGMPNPNYFPFKTASFTIEDGTTIEIGEALMKRALQYSTTEGIPELLSWLKDLQMSLHNPPTAKYSPDQGQMEICITTGSQDGLSKVFDMLLNPGDNVLLEDPSYSGTLSALKPLGCNIIKVPADKHGIIPEALKEILSRWRPEDAKKQNNNLPKFLYTVPNGSNPAGTSLTADCKKKIYQLARCYNFLIIEDDPYYFLQFEKTKAPTFLSMDVDGRVIRCDTFSKIISAGLRLGFLTGPKPLIDRVILHMQTSTMHTSTFSQILISELLHKWGQKGLLEHADRVMEFYRTQRDAMLAAADKWLKGLAEWYVPTAGIFLWIKIKGISDTYQMIMENALERGVSLVPGQSFSFDSSAPTPYFRASYSFASPDQMDQAFQKLAELIKETV
- the LOC125635695 gene encoding kynurenine/alpha-aminoadipate aminotransferase, mitochondrial isoform X2, with the protein product MDYSQFLSAVSAARKENLIRLTGRLAEKKPSVIMISGGMPNPNYFPFKTASFTIEDGTTIEIGEALMKRALQYSTTEGIPELLSWLKDLQMSLHNPPTAKYSPDQGQMEICITTGSQDGLSKVFDMLLNPGDNVLLEDPSYSGTLSALKPLGCNIIKVPADKHGIIPEALKEILSRWRPEDAKKQNNNLPKFLYTVPNGSNPAGTSLTADCKKKIYQTKAPTFLSMDVDGRVIRCDTFSKIISAGLRLGFLTGPKPLIDRVILHMQTSTMHTSTFSQILISELLHKWGQKGLLEHADRVMEFYRTQRDAMLAAADKWLKGLAEWYVPTAGIFLWIKIKGISDTYQMIMENALERGVSLVPGQSFSFDSSAPTPYFRASYSFASPDQMDQAFQKLAELIKETV
- the LOC125635695 gene encoding kynurenine/alpha-aminoadipate aminotransferase, mitochondrial isoform X3 — its product is MDYSQFLSAVSAARKENLIRLTGRLAEKKPSVIMISGGMPNPNYFPFKTASFTIEDGTTIEIGEALMKRALQYSTTEGIPELLSWLKDLQMSLHNPPTAKYSPDQGQMEICITTGSQDGLSKVFDMLLNPGDNVLLEDPSYSGTLSALKPLGCNIIKVPADKHGIIPEALKEILSRWRPEDAKKQNNNLPKFLYTVPNGSNPAGTSLTADCKKKIYQLARCYNFLIIEDDPYYFLQFEKTKAPTFLSMDVDGRVIRCDTFSKIISAGLRLGFLTGPKPLIDRVILHMQTSTMHTSTFSQILISELLHKWGQKGLLEHADRVMEFYRTQRDAMLAAADKWLKGFPEAG